A genomic stretch from Telopea speciosissima isolate NSW1024214 ecotype Mountain lineage chromosome 7, Tspe_v1, whole genome shotgun sequence includes:
- the LOC122668303 gene encoding uncharacterized protein LOC122668303 yields the protein MVVKMIKWRPWPPLLLKKFEVKLVLRRLERFLPPVVPAEGENLVAEVPRLVVEIKWKGSKNGLTSLRRTVKRNFTKEEDMQSDGVVHWNEEFLSVCNLTAQKDNTFNPWEIAFTVLICSKQGQKNKVSVVGATTLNLAEFASAAEGNELEINIPLIQPGGSTELRPVICMSLSLLELRATQEPGEMMQRSMVPLPPSPPTGEIVSIEKDEVSALKAGLRRVKILTEYVSTRRVKKAGSEEEGSEGRSSPRSDDGDCTYLFDTDSPDDYDGGELEDEKVDASFRKSFSYGTLAHANCVGGLFYSEMRINAENGDWIYYSNRKSDVGSLNLESMASVSQQSLQQSSKRSILPWRKRKLSFRSPKTKGEPLLKKAYAEEGGDDIDFDRRQLSSSDESNRGWSKADEDSTANRSSVSEFGDDNFAVGSWEHKEITSRDGHMKLQTGVFYAAIDQRSGRAAGESACTALVAVIADWFQNNRNDMPIKSQFDSLIREGSLEWRNLCENESYRERFPDKHFDLETVLQAKIRPLSVAPQKSFIGFFHPDGMEDGGFDFLHGAMSFDNIWDEISHAGSNCPSNGDPQVYIVSWNDHFFVLKVEPEAYYIIDTLGERLYEGCKEAYILKFDKDTTIHRLPKEAQSEGKTAGAQQKATTAAESAKLPQQNNLKEDAAAGPLVLKPEESKYSEGEEEVVCSGKESCKEYIKNFLAAIPLRELQVDIKKGFMASTPLHHRLQIEFHYTEFLQPTPEPEPEPESKSEPEPELVTSPPEAAAAAAATIVIPMAFAVAAY from the exons ATGGTGGTTAAGATGATAAAATGGCGGCCATGGCCACCTCTATTGTTGAAGAAATTCGAAGTCAAGCTGGTTCTCCGAAGACTTGAAAGGTTTCTTCCTCCAGTTGTTCCGGCGGAAGGAGAGAATTTGGTGGCGGAGGTGCCAAGATTAGTGGTGGAGATCAAGTGGAAAGGCTCGAAGAACGGTTTGACTTCCCTGAGGAGGACAGTGAAGAGAAACTTCACCAAGGAGGAGGATATGCAAAGTGATGGCGTTGTTCATTGGAACGAGGAGTTTCTTTCCGTTTGTAACCTTACTGCTCAAAAGGACAACACTTTCAATCCGTGGGAGATCGCATTCACCGTCCTTATT TGCTCGAAACAAGGGCAAAAGAATAAGGTCTCTGTTGTTGGAGCAACAACTTTAAACCTTGCAGAATTTGCTTCTGCAGCTGAAGGGAATGAGCTTGAAATTAATATCCCTCTCATTCAGCCTGGTGGTAGTACTGAGCTTCGTCCTGTTATCTGT ATGTCTCTTAGTTTATTGGAATTAAGAGCCACCCAAGAACCTGGTGAGATGATGCAGAGATCTATGGTTCCTCTTCCACCATCACCCCCAACTGGCGAAATCGTCTCAATTGAGAAAGATGAAGTTTCTGCCCTTAAAGCAGGTCTGCGAAGAGTAAAAATACTTACTGAATATGTGTCTACTCGAAGAGTGAAGAAGGCAGGCAGTGAGGAAGAGGGTAGCGAGGGCAGAAGCTCCCCAAGAAGCGACGATGGTGACTGCACATATCTTTTTGACACAGACTCACCGGATGATTATGATGGTGGAGAATTGGAGGATGAGAAGGTGGATGCTAGTTTCAGGAAATCATTCAGTTATGGTACATTGGCCCATGCAAACTGTGTTGGAGGTTTATTTTACTCCGAGATGAGAATCAATGCAGAGAATGGGGACTGGATTTACTACAGCAATCGCAAATCTGATGTGGGGTCCTTGAATTTGGAGTCAATGGCATCAGTTTCACAGCAATCTCTACAGCAGAGTTCAAAGAGGAGCATCTTGCCTTGGAGGAAACGGAAACTGAGCTTCAGATCTCCTAAAACAAAGGGGGAACCACTTTTGAAGAAAGCCTATGCAGAAGAAGGTGGGGATGACATTGATTTTGATCGTCGGCAGCTCAGTTCCTCTGATGAGTCCAATCGAGGG TGGTCCAAGGCAGATGAGGATTCAACTGCGAATAGGTCAtcagtgtccgaatttggggatGATAATTTTGCAGTGGGGAGCTGGGAGCATAAGGAAATAACAAGCCGTGATGGACACATGAAGCTACAGACTGGAGTTTTCTATGCTGCAATTGATCAAAGAAGTGGGCGGGCTGCAGGAGAAAGCGCATGCACAGCCCTGGTTGCTGTTATTGCTGACTGGTTCCAGAACAACCGAAATGACATGCCTATTAAGTCCCAGTTTGACAGCCTGATCAGAGAAGGTTCATTAGAGTGGAGAAACCTCTGTGAGAATGAGAGCTATAGGGAGCGGTTTCCTGACAAGCACTTCGATCTTGAGACAGTCCTCCAGGCCAAGATCCGGCCTCTATCTGTTGCCCCTCAGAAGTCGTTCATTGGTTTCTTCCATCCGGATGGCATGGAAGATGGTGGTTTTGACTTCCTTCATGGTGCTATGTCTTTTGACAACATTTGGGATGAGATCAGCCATGCTGGATCAAATTGCCCCAGCAATGGTGATCCCCAGGTGTACATTGTCAGCTGGAATGACCACTTTTTTGTTCTCAAGGTTGAACCAGAGGCTTACTATATCATTGACACATTAGGGGAAAGGCTCTATGAGGGGTGCAAAGAGGCATACATTCTAAAATTCGACAAGGACACAACAATCCACAGATTGCCTAAGGAGGCACAGTCAGAGGGAAAAACTGCTGGGGCTCAGCAGAAGGCAACAACAGCAGCCGAATCTGCAAAGCTGCCCCAGCAGAACAACCTCAAGGAGGATGCCGCTGCTGGACCATTAGTTTTAAAGCCAGAGGAATCAAAATAcagtgaaggagaagaggaggttGTGTGCAGCGGGAAGGAGTCATGTAAGGAATACATCAAGAACTTCTTGGCCGCTATTCCTCTAAGGGAATTACAAGTAGATATCAAGAAGGGATTTATGGCATCAACACCTCTTCATCATCGACTACAGATTGAATTTCACTACACTGAGTTTCTACAGCCAACACCTGAGCCTGAGCCTGAGCCCGAGTCCAAATCCGAGCCCGAGCCTGAGCTTGTAACTTCACCaccagaagcagcagcagctgcTGCAGCAACTATAGTCATCCCAATGGCATTTGCAGTAGCAGCGTATTAG